The proteins below come from a single Pleuronectes platessa chromosome 3, fPlePla1.1, whole genome shotgun sequence genomic window:
- the ppa2 gene encoding inorganic pyrophosphatase 2, mitochondrial isoform X1 gives MWRSWVTGSRNRRRKKTCVFIMTPPPLRSCLGFLLKVSGSFSVSRNKLVAQAAALPHLHHLRKTMHYIAEERGRPHSPDYRIYFKTSEGKYVSPFHDIPLIAELEQDNGVPAKKPKRNEKEVLFNMVVEVPRWSNAKMEIATKEPLNPIKQDLKKGKLRYVANIFPHKGYIWNYGALPQTWEDPKHTDAETSCCGDNDPIDVCEIGTQVCFPGQVIQVKVLGILAMIDEGEMDWKVIAINAQDPDAKNLNNIEDVRKSRPGHLEATVDWFRKYKVPDGKPENQFGFNGQFKDKDFAVEIIKSTHEHWRALVQKQTNSEGIECKNISCCESPLKCSADEARDFVQSVRTSKAPAFGSPHPVSPDVDKWHFV, from the exons ATGTGGCGGAGTTGGGTGACGGGAAGCAGGAaccggaggaggaagaagacgtgtgtgtttataatgaCGCCTCCGCCGCTGCGCTCGTGCCTCGGCTTCCTGCTGAAAGTCAGCGgctccttctctgtctccagAAACAAACTCGTCGcacaagcagcagctcttcctcatcttcatcacctgaGAAAAACCATGCACTACATcgctgaggagagaggaagacctCACTCTCCGGACTACCGGATCTATTTTA AAACATCTGAAGGGAAATATGTTTCGCCTTTCCATGATATTCCACTTATAGCTGAGCTGGAACAG gacAATGGTGTACCAGCTAAAAAACCCAAGCGTAATGAGAAGGAG GTGCTCTTTAACATGGTTGTAGAGGTACCTCGATGGTCAAATGCTAAAATGGAG ATTGCTACAAAGGAACCACTAAATCCGATCAAACAAGATTTGAAGAAAGGCAAGCTCCGATATGTTGCCAACATATTTCCACATAAAGGTTACATCTGGAACTATGGAGCTCTCCCACAG ACATGGGAGGAcccaaaacacacagatgcagaaaCGTCATGTTGTGGTGATAATGATCCCATTGACGTTTGTGAAATTGGGACCCAG GTGTGTTTTCCAGGTCAAGTGATCCAAGTGAAAGTGCTTGGCATCTTAGCCATGATTGACGAAGGAGAAATGGACTGGAAGGTCATTGCCATCAATGCTCAGGACCCGGATGCCAAAAATCTAAATA ACATAGAGGATGTCCGCAAGAGCCGACCTGGTCATTTAGAGGCAACCGTCGACTGGTTCAGGAAATACAAGGTGCCCGATGGAAAGCCTGAGAACCAATTTGGATTCAATGGACAATTCAAAGACAAG GATTTTGCAGTTGAGATTATCAAGTCCACCCATGAGCACTGGAGGGCACTAGTGCAGAAGCAGACAAATAGTGAAGGGATTGAATG CAAAAATATCTCTTGCTGTGAGAGTCCTTTGAAATGCAGTGCTGATGAGGCCAGAGATTTCGTCCAGTCGGTGAGAACTTCTAAA GCCCCAGCATTTGGTAGCCCACATCCTGTGTCTCCAGATG tggATAAGTGGCATTTCGTCTGA
- the ppa2 gene encoding inorganic pyrophosphatase 2, mitochondrial isoform X2 → MTPPPLRSCLGFLLKVSGSFSVSRNKLVAQAAALPHLHHLRKTMHYIAEERGRPHSPDYRIYFKTSEGKYVSPFHDIPLIAELEQDNGVPAKKPKRNEKEVLFNMVVEVPRWSNAKMEIATKEPLNPIKQDLKKGKLRYVANIFPHKGYIWNYGALPQTWEDPKHTDAETSCCGDNDPIDVCEIGTQVCFPGQVIQVKVLGILAMIDEGEMDWKVIAINAQDPDAKNLNNIEDVRKSRPGHLEATVDWFRKYKVPDGKPENQFGFNGQFKDKDFAVEIIKSTHEHWRALVQKQTNSEGIECKNISCCESPLKCSADEARDFVQSAPAFGSPHPVSPDVDKWHFV, encoded by the exons atgaCGCCTCCGCCGCTGCGCTCGTGCCTCGGCTTCCTGCTGAAAGTCAGCGgctccttctctgtctccagAAACAAACTCGTCGcacaagcagcagctcttcctcatcttcatcacctgaGAAAAACCATGCACTACATcgctgaggagagaggaagacctCACTCTCCGGACTACCGGATCTATTTTA AAACATCTGAAGGGAAATATGTTTCGCCTTTCCATGATATTCCACTTATAGCTGAGCTGGAACAG gacAATGGTGTACCAGCTAAAAAACCCAAGCGTAATGAGAAGGAG GTGCTCTTTAACATGGTTGTAGAGGTACCTCGATGGTCAAATGCTAAAATGGAG ATTGCTACAAAGGAACCACTAAATCCGATCAAACAAGATTTGAAGAAAGGCAAGCTCCGATATGTTGCCAACATATTTCCACATAAAGGTTACATCTGGAACTATGGAGCTCTCCCACAG ACATGGGAGGAcccaaaacacacagatgcagaaaCGTCATGTTGTGGTGATAATGATCCCATTGACGTTTGTGAAATTGGGACCCAG GTGTGTTTTCCAGGTCAAGTGATCCAAGTGAAAGTGCTTGGCATCTTAGCCATGATTGACGAAGGAGAAATGGACTGGAAGGTCATTGCCATCAATGCTCAGGACCCGGATGCCAAAAATCTAAATA ACATAGAGGATGTCCGCAAGAGCCGACCTGGTCATTTAGAGGCAACCGTCGACTGGTTCAGGAAATACAAGGTGCCCGATGGAAAGCCTGAGAACCAATTTGGATTCAATGGACAATTCAAAGACAAG GATTTTGCAGTTGAGATTATCAAGTCCACCCATGAGCACTGGAGGGCACTAGTGCAGAAGCAGACAAATAGTGAAGGGATTGAATG CAAAAATATCTCTTGCTGTGAGAGTCCTTTGAAATGCAGTGCTGATGAGGCCAGAGATTTCGTCCAGTCG GCCCCAGCATTTGGTAGCCCACATCCTGTGTCTCCAGATG tggATAAGTGGCATTTCGTCTGA
- the tet2 gene encoding methylcytosine dioxygenase TET2: protein METKQARHEAEESLILAQFGQSRNLTHKLQNGDPSSEGDSLQNTGDTNWNHYKPNTGANSMKRHRENCNSPASGQGLFDQGAYMMNGELMNGELKHVLTEQSLMVHQTKKLKVDTEIQGNDDTSSSLLANFPELTKTTEFDCKAPHREVNLDKRNCNFPNGNVFCLPRNKQVSIPNGAVSPPSNLESTPGDLLEKTLSQYYPEQVSIAQQTPGSNLDAVNGSLANKIPSEGAQHPSLTSGLSNSDQRPDSQQQPPGASGSAEGSKNYNSVNYGVNGYSTSFAAEHQQQQHQQRPRSYSGQDGMISPTNTANSSQQHPNGSQCYPDDTNPQGIYVKANQGFTQNSFLECSAPLQTPEEGGYDPFPSSGIDKIRQSEGPRSGQHHGTDGGHQFRMQPQDFKQNAEMPHRDDSMGPILQAPCHPGLENGMENTLSKQRANLSCPTPHQRGWIELNSSHSPQQSGNGPSPQAQEQDMWRGYSAKPQSEQQAANQQIRSQMLEMNSPQGFQTQGVFRDSSQGSNSFQQQQHDCLPAQTHCVPAQHNTAPECQQSNAKAPQMQQPQKRPEHHNFPPNRQADSHYTTQMQSEHLCEDPDLQDILSPGLSTTKQQQHCHLQRPLSHPPQFEGQSKSTIYRPRSQPAPGQQQLQPAQPNNQHNQHTDHIAFSYNNSKEMQQLQQQRQYPPNSGSSNLTQFQPQQPINHCHQPNHTDFPQSSTHSQPHLPQGALNQQVSTQMYPKTEQHLQTSHTQFQRGPRLPLGPVSPHGDFQRHAALRMHLLQRQERQGPVHSPKSTSDHSFRAVKMENNARFELPCSQQQEHQLQMREAGIDGIQVKQENQQSQCAQSKRQDSILASMEQSLRQYQLSPVFEKKSLVINPANKVKVESSGPVTILSTNTVLGGVESYAAASAPVAPKRPHDSTPKKENLLQSFMDSPMKLLDTPIKNLLDTPVKTQYDIASCHCVEQISEKDEGPYYTHLGSAPSVPLIREMMEKRSGLTGSALRIEKVIFTGKEGKSTQGCPIAKWVIRRSSVDEKLLVLVRERTAHTCETACIIVVILVWEGVLPSVADRLYLELSETLKKHGALTQRRCSLNEERTCACQGLNPDACGASFSFGCSWSMYYNGCKFARSKIPRKFKLLGDDVKEEERLDHNLQNLATLLGPVYKDLAPEAYGNQVEHEQRAPDCRLGHKEGRPFSGVTACLDFCAHSHRDLHNMQGGSTVVCTLTSEDNREIGKIPEDEQLHVLPLYKASKTDEFGSEEGQQEKIKSGAIQVLSAFRRQVRMLAEPAKSCRQKKLDAKKAAANKNAMLDSANDKAEKALLAKSKAGTYENITHGTPMAGRIPGAVGATYHPGQPTHHLGIHPQQLQQQHQSILPPYPGSPNAANYPRFPNHPGSFPSTSKPGSLYPHQPPTPASPYPSPLHVPNSYINGSNRPYPGYQCNGGMPLDNYHPYYTSNQKHLDMYRQQRPVLYSEQQYGAHQRYDVTYPPRYNEPGLQVNGYNACNMRPVHPMRPYGPYGPNGASEPQFMDPLSRAPSSHGGLDYTAAVSKGNQYGGYQNPYLSRSPQILPPGQDPFHMQIKTEPGMPSPQISSQISGGCLNRETQPGVGLPNGSLMGSGIKQEPGTPPTPTTPKKPEMWSDNEHNFLDPDIGGVALAPSHGSVLIECAKRELHATTPLKNPDRNHPTRISLVFYQHKNMNEAKHGLALWEAKMAEKAREKEEDAERNGGEGTPSKGNKKGVKREHVESDPSVPPPYKRFIQALMEGSLSCTTNTYVSTSPYAFTKVTGPYSKFV, encoded by the exons ATGGAAACAAAACAGGCCAGACATGAGGCGGAAGAAAGTCTGATATTAGCACAATTTGGCCAATCTcgaaacctcacacacaaattaCAGAATGGAGATCCGTCTTCAGAGGGAGATTCTCTGCAGAACACCGGGGATACAAACTGGAACCATTACAAGCCCAATACAGGTGCCAACTCCATGAAGAGGCACAGAGAGAATTGCAACAGCCCAGCTTCAGGACAAGGGCTATTTGATCAAGGAGCCTACATGATGAATGGAGAATTGATGAACGGAGAGTTGAAGCATGTGCTCACTGAGCAATCCTTAATGGTCCACCAGACCAAAAAGCTTAAAGTAGACACTGAGATTCAAGGTAATGATGACACGAGTTCTAGTTTGTTGGCAAACTTTCCTGAGTTGACAAAGACAACAGAATTTGATTGCAAGGCCCCACATAGAGAAGTTAACTTAGACAAGAGGAACTGCAATTTCCCCAATGGCAATGTTTTCTGTCTACCAAGGAATAAACAAGTTTCAATTCCAAACGGTGCTGTATCGCCTCCCTCAAACCTAGAGAGCACTCCAGGTGACCTTTTAGAGAAAACTCTGTCTCAGTATTATCCTGAGCAAGTTTCAATTGCACAACAAACACCTGGGTCAAACCTCGATGCTGTCAATGGTTCACTGGCAAACAAGATACCCAGTGAAGGTGCTCAACACCCCTCTTTAACCTCAGGTTTGTCCAATTCAGACCAAAGGCCTGACTCACAACAGCAGCCGCCTGGAGCATCTGGCAGTGCTGAAGGAAGTAAAAATTATAACTCTGTCAACTATGGAGTGAATGGATACTCAACGAGTTTTGCAGCAGAACACCAGCAGCAACAGCATCAGCAGCGGCCACGTTCTTACTCTGGTCAGGATGGGATGATATCCCCTACAAATACTGCCAACAGCTCACAACAACATCCAAATGGCTCACAGTGTTACCCAGATGACACAAATCCTCAAGGTATATATGTGAAGGCCAACCAGGGGTTTACTCAGAACTCTTTTCTCGAATGCAGTGCTCCTCTACAAACACCAGAGGAGGGTGGATATGACCCCTTTCCTAGCTCTGGGATAGATAAGATCCGACAAAGTGAGGGACCCAGGTCTGGTCAGCATCATGGCACTGATGGGGGCCATCAGTTCCGGATGCAACCCCAGGACTTTAAACAAAATGCTGAGATGCCACATAGAGACGATAGTATGGGGCCCATTCTACAGGCGCCATGTCATCCTGGATTAGAAAATGGGATGGAGAACACATTGTCTAAGCAAAGAGCTAACTTATCATGTCCGACTCCCCACCAGAGAGGCTGGATAGAGCTGAACTCTTCACATTCTCCCCAGCAATCTGGAAATGGCCCGTCACCCCAGGCTCAAGAGCAGGATATGTGGAGGGGCTACTCTGCTAAACCTCAGTCAGAGCAGCAGGCAGCTAACCAGCAGATTCGCAGCCAGATGTTGGAAATGAATTCACCGCAAGGATTCCAGACACAGGGAGTTTTCAGAGATAGCAGTCAAGGGTCTAACAGCTTCCAGCAGCAACAACATGACTGTCTACCAGCCCAAACTCACTGTGTGCCAGCACAGCACAACACTGCCCCTGAGTGTCAGCAATCAAATGCTAAAGCACCTCAAATGCAGCAACCCCAGAAAAGACCTGAGCACCATAACTTTCCCCCAAATCGGCAAGCAGACAGCCACTACACCACCCAGATGCAGTCAGAACACTTATGTGAAGACCCTGACCTGCAGGATATACTGTCACCTGGGCTTTCAACAACAAAGCAACAACAGCACTGTCATCTTCAGCGGCCATTGTCCCACCCACCACAATTTGAAGGGCAATCCAAGTCTACCATTTACAGACCACGTAGTCAGCCTGCTCCAGGTCAACAGCAGCTCCAACCTGCTCAACCCAACAACCAACATAATCAGCACACTGACCACATAGCATTCAGTTACAACAACTCAAAAGAAATGCAACAATTACAACAACAACGGCAATATCCACCAAACTCAGGCAGCAGTAACCTCACGCAATTCCAACCACAGCAGCCTATCAACCACTGCCACCAGCCAAACCACACAGACTTTCCCCAGTCCTCTACACATTCACAACCTCATTTACCACAAGGTGCATTAAACCAACAGGTATCAACACAAATGTATCCTAAAACTGAACAGCATCTGCAGACATCACATACCCAGTTCCAAAGGGGGCCTCGTTTACCTCTGGGACCTGTGAGTCCCCATGGAGACTTTCAGAGGCACGCAGCCCTTCGTATGCACCTGTTACAAAGGCAGGAGCGTCAGGGCCCTGTTCATTCTCCCAAGAGCACTAGTGACCACAGCTTCAGGGCtgtgaaaatggaaaataatgcCAGATTTGAGCTCCCTtgttcacagcagcaggagcatcAGTTACAGATGCGAGAGGCAGGAATAGATGGAATACAGGTCAAGCAGGAAAATCAGCAATCCCAGTGTGCTCAGAGCAAGAGGCAGGACAGCATCTTGGCCTCTATGGAACAAAGTCTGAGGCAGTACCAGCTTTCACCTGTGTTCGAGAAGAAATCCCTTGTCATCAATCCAGCAAACAAAGTCAAAGTGGAATCTTCTGGCCCTGTCACAATCCTTTCAACAAATACTGTCCTGGGTGGAGTTGAATCATATGCAGCTGCCTCAGCCCCAGTAGCTCCAAAGAGACCACATGATTCCACTCCTAAGAAGGAAAACCTCCTACAGAGCTTTATGGACTCACCTATGAAGCTGCTGGATACACCTATAAAGAATCTACTGGATACCCCCGTGAAAACGCAATATGATATTGCATCCTGTCACTGTGTTG AACAAATCAGTGAGAAGGATGAAGGGCCATACTACACTCACCTGGGATCAGCACCTAGTGTTCCTCTTATACGGGAGATGATGGAGAAAAG GTCTGGTCTCACTGGTAGCGCACTCAGGATTGAAAAAGTAATATTTACCGGCAAGGAAGGAAAAAGTACACAGGGATGCCCCATAGCCAAATGG GTGATTCGTCGATCAAGTGTAGACGAAAAGCTACTGGTGCTGGTGCGGGAACGTACTGCTCACACATGTGAGACAGCCTGCATCATTGTGGTAATCCTGGTCTGGGAGGGCGTCCTACCCAGCGTAGCTGACCGCCTCTACCTCGAGCTAAGTGAAACTCTGAAAAAGCATGGAGCCCTCACCCAGAGACGCTGCTCTCTCAATGAGGA GAGGACCTGTGCATGCCAGGGGCTAAACCCTGATGCCTGTGGGGCATCCTTCTCTTTTGGCTGCTCTTGGAGCATGTACTACAATGGATGCAAATTTGCCCGAAGCAAAATCCCAAGGAAATTCAAGCTACTAGGAGATGATGTGAAGGAG GAAGAGAGACTTGATCACAACTTGCAAAACTTGGCAACCTTACTGGGTCCCGTGTATAAAGACTTGGCACCTGAAGCTTACGGAAACCAG GTAGAACATGAACAAAGGGCACCAGATTGCCGTCTGGGCCACAAGGAGGGCCGACCATTCTCTGGGGTCACTGCTTGCCTGGACTTCTGTGCCCACTCTCACAGAGACCTCCATAACATGCAGGGTGGCAGTACGGTG GTGTGCACATTAACAAGTGAGGATAACCGTGAGATTGGAAAGATTCCAGAGGATGAGCAGCTCCACGTTTTGCCTCTTTATAAGGCTTCCAAGACTGATGAATTTGGCAGTGAAGAGGGTCAACAAGAGAAAATCAAGTCAGGCGCTATCCAAGTCCTGAGTGCATTTCGCCGCCAGGTGCGCATGCTTGCAGAGCCCGCCAAGTCTTGCCGGCAAAAGAAGCTGGATGCTAAAAAGGCAGCTGCCAACAAAAATGCCATGTTGGACAGCGCTAATGATAAGGCAGAGAAGGCCCTCCTGGCTAAGTCAAAAGCAGGCACTTACGAGAATATCACTCACGGCACTCCTATGGCAG GACGTATTCCAGGTGCAGTTGGAGCAACCTATCATCCAGGGCAGCCAACACACCACCTTGGGATCCATCCTCAGCAACTACAACAACAGCACCAGAGTATTCTACCCCCTTATCCTGGCTCCCCAAATGCAGCCAACTACCCCAGGTTCCCTAACCATCCTGGGTCTTTTCCAAGCACTTCCAAGCCAGGCAGCTTGTATCCCCACCAGCCGCCAACACCAGCCAGCCCTTATCCTTCCCCACTCCATGTACCAAACTCTTACATTAATGGATCAAATCGTCCATACCCAGGTTATCAATGTAATGGAGGAATGCCCCTTGACAATTACCATCCATACTATACTTCAAACCAAAAGCACCTAGACATGTACAGACAACAGCGGCCAGTGCTTTATTCAGAGCAGCAGTATGGTGCACATCAACGTTATGACGTCACTTATCCCCCAAGGTACAATGAGCCAGGTTTACAGGTCAATGGTTACAATGCATGCAACATGAGGCCAGTTCACCCCATGAGACCCTATGGCCCTTATGGTCCTAATGGAGCCTCAGAACCCCAGTTTATGGACCCCCTGTCCAGAGCACCATCATCCCATGGAGGTCTAGACTATACAGCTGCTGTAAGCAAAGGCAATCAGTATGGAGGATACCAAAATCCATACCTGTCTCGGAGCCCTCAAATCTTACCACCAGGCCAAGATCCTTTCCATATGCAAATCAAGACAGAGCCGGGCATGCCTAGCCCACAGATTTCTTCTCAGATAAGTGGTGGGTGTTTAAACCGCGAGACACAGCCAGGGGTAGGTCTGCCTAATGGAAGCCTCATGGGCTCTGGTATAAAGCAAGAGCCTGGAACACCACCGACACCCACAACACCAAAAAAACCAGAGATGTGGTCAGACAATGAGCACAACTTCTTGGACCCAGATATTGGTGGTGTGGCACTGGCCCCTAGCCATGGCTCAGTCCTGATTGAGTGTGCAAAACGGGAGCTCCATGCAACAACACCCCTCAAAAATCCAGACCGCAACCACCCAACACGCATCTCGTTGGTATTCTACCAGCACAAAAATATGAATGAGGCCAAGCATGGTTTGGCACTGTGGGAAGCCAAGATGGCAGAAAAGGctagagagaaggaggaagatgcAGAGAGGAACGGTGGAGAGGGGACACCTAGCAAGGGCAACAAAAAGGGGGTGAAGCGGGAGCATGTGGAGTCGGATCCCAGTGTTCCGCCTCCTTACAAGCGTTTTATCCAGGCACTAATGGAGGGATCCTTGTCATGCACAACAAACACCTATGTCAGTACATCTCCATACGCCTTCACCAAGGTCACAGGACCTTACAGTAAGTTTGTGTAG